Proteins encoded together in one Heliomicrobium gestii window:
- a CDS encoding arsenate reductase family protein translates to MNVQIWGTKKCQDTRKAERYFKERRIKFQFIDLAVKGLSRGEFASVKSAVGLDNLIDKEGKEYGKRNLKYLVHDVEEVLMENPLLFKTPVVRNGRQATVGYRPEVWSTWE, encoded by the coding sequence ATGAACGTTCAAATCTGGGGCACAAAAAAATGCCAAGACACGCGCAAAGCCGAGCGCTACTTCAAGGAGCGCCGTATCAAGTTCCAGTTCATCGACCTGGCTGTCAAGGGTCTAAGCAGAGGCGAGTTTGCCAGCGTGAAGTCCGCCGTCGGCCTGGACAACCTGATCGACAAAGAGGGCAAGGAGTATGGAAAGCGAAACCTCAAGTACCTCGTCCATGACGTGGAAGAAGTGCTGATGGAGAATCCCCTGTTGTTCAAGACGCCCGTCGTCCGAAACGGGAGGCAAGCGACAGTGGGCTACCGTCCCGAGGTGTGGTCGACATGGGAATAA
- a CDS encoding DUF268 domain-containing protein, whose protein sequence is MEYRINLDDDFYEFFSKIHEISPEEKRSRDLVKFTALQEGLSNEERRFPLPSPQEVVDNIANIKEGYSHNIFEILAWMMLSIQKINPIQHVDISPVITLSSILSTNIPVSFYEYSPACLYGYDSKWQGHPTKELTIGKVDLNRLPFADNSIPSLSCLRLIERIGLGHHGEPLDPDGDRKAIFQLKRVIQEGGYLCLSVPLGKQHIQFNDRRVYSYPHFLRYFPEFELIDYTLVRDTDEAVYGYGCFLLQKTRADALPPTSGPTTAIGRTLPIATSIAPRDITTQQRAIWSWVLQGFHIISFNIPSEIESLKDHFPFVEFVAVSRDASQPFGKPYVYLHDILAYYHRSDHDLCGIVNSDIHFFQDIRWFIEKEAPGSMVFGSRVDIERIDNPIGSIEKRGLDYFFFDKKIASLYPDEGFCLGLPWWDYWILLIPIYHQIPLKYIGTPFGYHVYHPQRWNVENWYYFKDIILKHVEQPPLENEDNIYHFGEVIYQYIMRHATDRFLPYRDCRQFGYQGLPEEFIDMPFYGWIPLGGFRPMEGPYPQWDLPTVLWSYGPSSFLQITTECMEEKSYRLRMTARSTKDEQTADLFLDGNLVGTHTFTSHQVFEKAEFSIKIAPEMPKILELRYRPWDLAEQMGDALLFTELVVAPQ, encoded by the coding sequence ATGGAGTATAGGATCAACCTCGACGATGACTTTTATGAGTTTTTTAGCAAAATCCATGAGATATCGCCGGAAGAAAAGCGTTCCCGCGATCTCGTAAAATTTACTGCCTTGCAGGAAGGACTAAGCAACGAAGAACGACGGTTCCCCCTCCCATCTCCACAAGAAGTGGTGGACAATATCGCAAATATAAAAGAGGGCTACTCACACAACATCTTTGAAATCCTCGCTTGGATGATGTTGTCGATCCAAAAGATAAACCCCATTCAGCACGTGGACATTTCCCCTGTCATCACATTGAGCTCGATCCTCTCCACCAATATTCCTGTCAGTTTCTATGAGTATTCCCCGGCCTGCCTGTATGGTTATGACAGCAAGTGGCAAGGCCATCCGACAAAAGAACTGACCATCGGCAAAGTGGATTTAAACCGGTTGCCTTTCGCCGACAACAGCATCCCCTCCCTTTCTTGTTTGCGGTTGATCGAACGGATCGGTCTCGGTCACCATGGCGAACCGCTCGATCCTGACGGCGATCGCAAGGCCATCTTTCAATTGAAGCGAGTCATCCAAGAAGGCGGTTATCTGTGCCTTTCTGTGCCGCTTGGGAAGCAACACATACAGTTCAATGACCGTCGCGTTTACTCTTATCCTCACTTTCTACGTTATTTTCCTGAATTCGAATTAATCGATTATACGTTGGTTCGAGACACCGATGAGGCAGTCTATGGATACGGCTGTTTTTTACTTCAGAAGACACGGGCGGATGCGCTGCCGCCCACCTCAGGTCCAACCACTGCAATCGGGCGAACGCTGCCGATCGCCACTTCCATTGCTCCACGGGATATCACTACGCAACAACGGGCGATCTGGAGCTGGGTGCTACAAGGATTTCACATCATATCCTTCAATATCCCGAGTGAAATCGAAAGCCTCAAAGATCATTTCCCCTTTGTTGAGTTTGTCGCCGTATCTCGGGACGCCAGTCAGCCGTTCGGCAAACCCTATGTCTACTTGCATGACATTCTTGCCTACTATCACAGGAGTGATCATGACTTATGCGGTATCGTCAATTCAGATATTCACTTTTTTCAGGACATTCGTTGGTTTATCGAGAAAGAGGCGCCTGGCTCAATGGTCTTTGGATCGCGCGTTGATATCGAGCGGATTGACAACCCGATCGGGAGCATTGAGAAACGGGGATTAGACTATTTTTTCTTCGATAAGAAAATCGCTTCACTGTATCCTGACGAAGGATTCTGCCTGGGCTTGCCCTGGTGGGATTATTGGATTCTGTTAATCCCGATTTACCACCAGATACCGTTAAAATACATCGGCACGCCCTTCGGCTATCATGTGTATCATCCCCAGAGATGGAATGTAGAGAACTGGTATTACTTTAAGGACATTATCCTCAAGCATGTGGAGCAACCGCCGCTAGAGAATGAGGACAACATTTATCATTTCGGTGAAGTGATTTATCAATACATCATGAGACATGCAACGGATCGTTTCCTGCCCTATCGCGATTGCCGTCAATTCGGATATCAAGGGTTGCCTGAGGAATTCATCGATATGCCTTTTTACGGCTGGATTCCCCTTGGCGGGTTTAGACCGATGGAAGGTCCCTATCCGCAATGGGATTTGCCTACGGTCCTTTGGAGTTATGGTCCCAGTTCTTTTCTGCAAATCACAACAGAATGTATGGAAGAAAAAAGCTATCGATTGCGTATGACGGCGCGCAGCACGAAGGATGAACAAACAGCGGATCTATTTTTAGATGGCAACCTTGTCGGAACACATACCTTTACAAGTCATCAGGTTTTTGAAAAGGCGGAATTTTCAATTAAAATCGCTCCGGAAATGCCGAAGATCCTCGAACTGCGATACCGGCCATGGGATCTCGCGGAACAGATGGGCGATGCGCTGCTGTTCACAGAACTCGTCGTTGCTCCGCAGTAA